A window of the Hordeum vulgare subsp. vulgare chromosome 5H, MorexV3_pseudomolecules_assembly, whole genome shotgun sequence genome harbors these coding sequences:
- the LOC123400209 gene encoding chalcone isomerase-like protein 2, with the protein MGSEQEKKPAATVEVEGIPFPREIAGAKTLSLVGHGVTDIEIHFLQIKFNAVGVYLDVDGAMEHLQGWKGKSQLMEDEAFFDALVSAPVEKVLRVVVIKEIKGSQYGVQLESSVRDRLVAADKYDDDEEEALEKVSDFFQSKYFRPGSIVTFHFPATAAAAPEISFVTEGKEEAKVAVENAAVAEMIQRWYLGGEAAVSQTTVRSIADGFAAMLSSA; encoded by the exons A TGGGATCGGAGCAGGAGAAGAAGCCGGCCGCCACAGTGGAAGTGGAGGGCATTCCGTTCCCGCGGGAAATCGCCGGCGCCAAGACGCTCTCGCTCGTCGGCCATG GCGTCACGGACATTGAGATCCATTTCCTTCAGATCAAGTTCAACGCCGTCGGGGTCTACCTCGATGTCGACGGCGCCATGGAGCACCTGCAAGGCTGGAAGGGGAAGAGCCAGCTGATGGAGGACGAGGCTTTCTTCGACGCACTTGTCTCGG CTCCGGTGGAGAAGGTGCTGAGGGTGGTGGTGATCAAGGAGATCAAGGGGTCGCAGTACGGCGTGCAGCTCGAGAGCTCCGTCAGggaccgccttgtggcggcggacaaatacgacgacgacgaggaggaggcgcTCGAGAAGGTCTCCGACTTCTTCCAGTCCAAGTACTTCAGGCCCGGCTCCATCGTCACCTTCCACTTCCCGGCCACGGCCGCCGCCGCGCCAGAGATATCGTTCGTCACAGAAGGCAAGGAGGAGGCCAAGGTGGCGGTGGAGAACGCGGCCGTGGCGGAGATGATCCAGAGGTGGTACCTCGGCGGCGAGGCGGCGGTGTCGCAGACCACCGTCAGGAGCATCGCTGATGGTTTCGCGGCAATGCTCTCCTCAGCATGA
- the LOC123400208 gene encoding vacuolar-sorting receptor 1-like, which produces MVGVVAYPKANRKACKSFDDFDISYKAKPGSLPTFLLVDRGDCFFTKKAWNAQNAGVAAILVADDKDEPLITMDTPEESGRADYLENITIASALITKSFGDRLRKAVDSGHMVNVNLDWRESLPHPDERVEYEFWTNSNDECGPKCDSQIDFVKSFKGPAQILEKKGYTQFTPHYITWYCPEAFTLSKQCKSQCINHGRYCAPDPEQDFSKGYDGKDVVVQNLRQVCVYKVAKENKKPWLWWDYVTDFAIRCPMKEKKYTKECADGVIKSLGLDHKAIDKCIGDPNADEENPVLKAEQDAQIGKGARGDVTILPTLVINNRQYRGKLDKGAVLKALCAGFQETTEPAVCLSEDIQTNECLENNGGCWHDKATNISACKDTFRGRVCECPVVKGVKFVGDGYTHCEASGSGRCEINNGGCWKETRNGRTHSACTDGGCKCPDGFKGDGVHKCIDVDECKERTACQCKDCKCKNTWGSYECGCGGGLLYMKEHDTCISKDAGARVGWNFLWVVLFGLAAAGIAVYAVYKYRIRSYMDSEIRAIMAQYMPLDNQGEIPSHSHHIEM; this is translated from the exons ATGGTCGGCGTCGTCGCCTATCCTAAGGCCAACAGGAAGGCCTGCAAGAGCTTTGACGACTTCGACATCTCCTACAAGGCCAAGCCCGGGTCCCTGCCCACCTTCTTGCTAGTCGACCGGGGAG ATTGCTTCTTCACTAAGAAGGCATGGAACGCTCAGAACGCCGGAGTGGCGGCTATCCTTGTTGCTGATGACAAGGATGAGCCTCTAATTACAATGGATACACCTGAAGAGAGCGGAAGGGCTGATTATTTAGAGAACATCACCATAGCATCAGCGCTGATAACAAAAAGCTTCGGGGACAGACTCAGGAAAGCAGTTGATAGCGGTCACATGGTTAATGTGAACTTAGATTGGAGGGAGTCCCTGCCTCACCCTGATGAGCGTGTTGAATACGAGTTCTGGACGAACAGTAACGATGAATGTGGTCCCAAATGCGACAGCCAGATTGATTTCGTTAAGAGCTTTAAAGGACCAGCACAGATACTTGAGAAAAAGGGATACACACAGTTCACTCCTCATTACATTACCTGGTATTGCCCCGAGGCCTTCACACTAAGCAAGCAGTGCAAGTCCCAGTGTATCAACCATGGGAGGTACTGTGCACCTGACCCGGAACAGGATTTCAGCAAAGGGTATGACGGGAAAGATGTGGTGGTTCAAAATTTGCGGCAAGTCTGTGTTTATAAAGTtgcgaaggagaataagaagcctTGGTTATGGTGGGACTACGTGACCGATTTTGCAATCCGCTGCCCAATGAAGGAAAAGAAGTATACTAAGGAATGTGCTGATGGTGTTATCAAGTCACTTG GACTTGATCACAAAGCAATAGATAAGTGTATCGGTGATCCAAATGCCGATGAAGAAAATCCTGTGCTGAAAGCTGAACAGGATGCTCAG ATTGGCAAAGGTGCTCGTGGTGATGTCACTATCTTACCAACACTGGTCATCAATAATAGGCAATACAGAG GGAAACTTGACAAAGGGGCAGTTCTTAAAGCACTTTGTGCAGGTTTCCAAGAAACTACTGAGCCTGCCGTTTGCTTGAGTGAAG ATATACAAACTAACgagtgcttggagaacaatggtgGCTGTTGGCACGATAAGGCTACTAACATATCTGCATGCAAG GATACTTTCCGTGGTAGAGTTTGCGAATGCCCGGTTGTCAAAGGTGTGAAATTTGTTGGTGATGGCTACACTCACTGTGAAG CTTCAGGATCTGGTCGCTGTGAGATTAACAATGGGGGATGTTGGAAAGAGACCAGGAATGGCCGGACACACTCTGCCTGCACT GATGGTGGCTGTAAATGTCCAGATGGGTTCAAAGGTGATGGTGTCCACAAATGTATAG ATGTTGATGAGTGCAAGGAAAGGACTGCATGCCAGTGCAAGGACTGCAAATGCAAGAACACGTGGGGAAGCTACGAGTGCGGGTGTGGTGGTGGCTTGCTGTACATGAAGGAGCATGATACGTGCATAA GCAAAGATGCAGGAGCACGTGTAGGCTGGAATTTCCTATGGGTTGTGTTGTTTGGCCTAGCGGCAGCAGGAATCGCAGTATACGCCGTGTACAAGTACAGGATCCGG AGCTACATGGATTCAGAGATCCGCGCTATCATGGCGCAGTACATGCCCCTGGACAACCAAGGAGAGATCCCCAGCCATTCTCACCATATTGAGATGTGA